The following is a genomic window from Elusimicrobiaceae bacterium.
CGTCAGCCGGAACATACACCGCCTGGATTGAGGTGATGGAACCTTTATTGGTAGAGGTGATGCGCTCCTGCAGCGCGCCCACCTCGGTATTAAGCGTCGGCTGATAACCCACCGCCGACGGCATCCGCCCCAGCAGCGCCGACACTTCCGAATTCGCCAGCACGTACCGGAAAATATTGTCCAGGAACAGAAGCACGTCCTGCCCCTTTTCGTCGCGGAAAAATTCCGCCTGCGTCAGCGCCGTAAGGCCCACCCGCGCGCGCGCGCCCGGCGGCTCGTTCATCTGTCCGTAGACCAGCACGGTTTTGGAAAGCACCGAATTGCCGTCCGACAGCTTGCTTTCCTGCATTTCGCGCCACAAATCGTTGCCCTCGCGCGAGCGCTCGCCCACGCCGCCGAACACCGAGCAGCCGCTGTGGTTGCGCGCGACGTTGTTGATCAGCTCCATGATAATGACGGTTTTGCCCACGCCCGCGCCGCCGAACAGCCCTACCTTGCCGCCTTTCACATAAGGCGCCAGCAGGTCCACCACCTTAATGCCTGTTTCGAAAATTTCCGGCGTGGTTTTCTGGTCGGTCAGCTTCGGCGGACTGCGGTGGATGGGATACTTGAGCCGGGTTTTGATCTCGCCCTTGAAGTCCTGCGGCAGGCCGTGCACGTCCATCAGCCGGCCGAGGCATTCCTCGCCGACCGGCACGGAAAGCGGCGCCCCGGTATCGGTCACTTCCACCCCGCGGCCCAGCCCCTCCGTCGCGCCCAGCGCGATACCGCGCACCTGATTGTCGCCCAGATGCTGCGCCACTTCCACGGTAAGGGTTTTTATTTTGCCGGAGAGCCCGTCCTTGAACTCGATCTCCAGCGCGTCGTAAATTTTCGGCAGCCTGCCGGGCTCGAACTCCGCGTCAATTACCGGCCCGATTACCTGAGTTATTTTTCCTTTGTTCATTATCGTTCCTCTTATGATTTAAGCGCCTCGGCGCCGCTTACGATTTCGGTCAGCTCGGTGGTTATGGAAGCCTGCCGGGTTCTGTTGAGTTTTAAAGTGAGCGCGTCAATAATGCCGCCGGCGTTCTGCCCGGCCGATTCCATGGCGTTCATGCGGGCCGCCAGCTCCGCCGCCTGGGATTCCAGCATCATGCGGTACAGCTGCGCCTTGACGTAGCGCGGCACCAGGCTTTCAAACACCGCCTGCTTGCCGGGCTCGAACAGAAAATCGTCGCGGCGGCCGGCCGGCTCCTCCTGCCCGGCGGAAACCGGCAGGAGCTCCTCCCTGCGCGCAACCTGCGAAAGCATGGTCTTAAAATCGGTGTAGATGGCGGTCACTCCGGAGATCGAGTTTTTCTCGTAGTCGCAATCCAGCGCCTCGCCCAGCAGTTCGGCGTTGGCGAACGACACCTTCGGGAAAATGCCTATGCTCTCATGCACAAGCTCCAGATCCAGCCCGCGCAGCCGGCGCAGAAAATCGCGGCCTTTCTTGCCGACCGCGAACGCGCGGATGCGTTTGCCGCGGTTGGCTCTCAGCCAGTCGGCCGTCATGCGCAGAAGATTGGTGTTGAACGCGCCGCACAGCCCTTTGTCGGCGGTTATCAGGATCAGCCCCACCGTTTCTTTTCCCGTCACGGGCCGGTGTTCGCAGAACCACCGCACAGGCGACGCCGCCAGCGTATCGTCGCGTTCGGCGAGTTCGGCATGCAGCGTGTCCATCATATCGCGCATTTTAACCGCGAACGGACGCGACGATTCAATCGCGCGCTGCGCCTTTTTCACCCGCGCCGACGCGATCATCTTCATCGTAACCATGATCTGGCGCGTGGCGCTGATTGATTTGATGTTGCCGCGTATATCGCGTAGCGATTCCATTTTATCCGCCTTCCAGCGTCCTGACGTAGTCGGCGATGCCGTCGGCCAGAGTGTATCTGGCTTTGTAACCGATTTTCTCGAATGCGGTTTCGGTATGGGCCTGGGTCTTGTTCTGGTAAAAATCGTAGGGATTGTCGAAATATTCTGTCGGCATATCAAGGCCCAGCTCCCGGTTAAGGCAGCCGATGACCGCGTTGAAATCCTGCGGCTGGCCGGTGCCCACGTTCACCACGCAGCTTTCCTTCGCCTGCGCGGCCTTGAGATTCGCCGCCACCACGTCCTTGATATACACGAAATCGCGCATCTGCTCGCCGTTTTTGAAGATGCGCGGGTTCTTGCCGGCTTTCATCTTCAGATACAGCT
Proteins encoded in this region:
- the atpD gene encoding F0F1 ATP synthase subunit beta; its protein translation is MNKGKITQVIGPVIDAEFEPGRLPKIYDALEIEFKDGLSGKIKTLTVEVAQHLGDNQVRGIALGATEGLGRGVEVTDTGAPLSVPVGEECLGRLMDVHGLPQDFKGEIKTRLKYPIHRSPPKLTDQKTTPEIFETGIKVVDLLAPYVKGGKVGLFGGAGVGKTVIIMELINNVARNHSGCSVFGGVGERSREGNDLWREMQESKLSDGNSVLSKTVLVYGQMNEPPGARARVGLTALTQAEFFRDEKGQDVLLFLDNIFRYVLANSEVSALLGRMPSAVGYQPTLNTEVGALQERITSTNKGSITSIQAVYVPAD
- the atpG gene encoding ATP synthase F1 subunit gamma, which encodes MESLRDIRGNIKSISATRQIMVTMKMIASARVKKAQRAIESSRPFAVKMRDMMDTLHAELAERDDTLAASPVRWFCEHRPVTGKETVGLILITADKGLCGAFNTNLLRMTADWLRANRGKRIRAFAVGKKGRDFLRRLRGLDLELVHESIGIFPKVSFANAELLGEALDCDYEKNSISGVTAIYTDFKTMLSQVARREELLPVSAGQEEPAGRRDDFLFEPGKQAVFESLVPRYVKAQLYRMMLESQAAELAARMNAMESAGQNAGGIIDALTLKLNRTRQASITTELTEIVSGAEALKS